Genomic DNA from Fimbriimonas ginsengisoli Gsoil 348:
CATGCGGGTGGGGCCGACGAGGGCGACTACGCCGGCTTCGTTTTCCCCTACAAAGAAGCTGTGGCGGACGACCGAGAGTTGGCGCATTCGCTCGTTCCGATTTTCGCGGCCAATGATCACCGGCCGAACGGCTTCGCCGGGGGTTACGGCTTCGTAGAGGATTGCCGACTCGGACATTTGGTGCAGCAAGTCGGCTAGCATGCCGGCATCGCGCTGAAATTCGGGTTGAGCGAAGAGGAACTCCTCCCCCTCAGTGATCATCTTTCCCCGGGTTAGCTCGCGGGCGATCGAGCGGATCGTTGTCGTGAGCACCCCCATCAGCTTGTCCACGGCCGGATTTCCGAGCGTTCCGCTCGTTTTGATCTTGCTGAGGTTCCGCAGGTCCTTACCGCCGATAGACAGTGTGAGGGCCTCGTTGGTTTTGCCGATATCCTCGAGGGTAAGACCGGGCGGGCATTCGATCATGCGGTTTTCAACGTGACCGTTGCTCAGCACCAGCACCAGGAGCGCCTGCGAGGGGCCGAGGGCGCTGAAGACGGCCGTGCGTACGGTCACGCTGGTGTCGCGAACGGTGGTCGCCACACCCAACAAATGGGTGACCCGGCTCAAGGCGCGCATCGTGTCGCGAAGCAAGGTGTGGAGCGCTTCGCCATCGTCGGTGGCGTCGCGCAGACGCTGCTTCTCGGCTTCACCGGGGTGGCGCTGGACGATCAGGCGGTCAACGTAATAGCGGTATCCGAGATCGCTGGGGATGCGGCCGGCGCTGGTGTGAGGCTGCTCCA
This window encodes:
- the hrcA gene encoding heat-inducible transcriptional repressor HrcA; this translates as MPELDSRKQTVLQAIVLEYITTAEPVASEMLVQKYDLGVKSATIRNEMAEMSELGFLEQPHTSAGRIPSDLGYRYYVDRLIVQRHPGEAEKQRLRDATDDGEALHTLLRDTMRALSRVTHLLGVATTVRDTSVTVRTAVFSALGPSQALLVLVLSNGHVENRMIECPPGLTLEDIGKTNEALTLSIGGKDLRNLSKIKTSGTLGNPAVDKLMGVLTTTIRSIARELTRGKMITEGEEFLFAQPEFQRDAGMLADLLHQMSESAILYEAVTPGEAVRPVIIGRENRNERMRQLSVVRHSFFVGENEAGVVALVGPTRMRYDASIPLVSYTAKALSDSLTRFFG